One Solanum pennellii chromosome 10, SPENNV200 genomic region harbors:
- the LOC107032305 gene encoding uncharacterized protein LOC107032305 produces MTTIILIFCLPYDISYSLCHILQSTHIPTTQLNKSQKRKKKEKSPMKIFNWVHRKFHQKDGKKDIDELKISNEIIGHHDTQILLQDASFAHMLDIWNGGLLTIGTFGFDPLMKNVQDQQSVIDIESLEDEEEILEEEEEEYYSVENEIQECEIPFNDHEGINEELYPLIYANIGDEMIHNEDIIESNNNSFTDQTNTKMMKKERITLADLFSADSDHHHNKAKRRSARKVTESEIFTKKSNSSPQVKNGLSFAKKLIPRVKDEPRPIQKLQKLMTKVLKRKVHPDIENKLAKNNNQVKAGSMLGLSCVKHVRVESSVSLLLTDQDLTA; encoded by the exons ATGACCACAAtaatactaatattttgttTGCCATATGACATTAGTTATTCACTGTGTCACATACTCCAGTCAACTCACATTCCCACTACTCAATTGAACAAAtcacaaaagagaaagaaaaaagaaaaaagccCAATGAAG ATCTTCAATTGGGTGCATCGCAAGTTTCATCAAAAAG ATGGGAAGAAAGATATTGATGAACTAAAGATTAGCAATGAAATTATTGGTCATCATGACACAcaaattcttcttcaagatGCCTCATTTGCACATATGTTAGACATTTGGAATGGAGGTTTACTTACAATTGGTACATTTGGATTTGATCCACTCATGAAAAATGTTCAAGATCAACAAAGTGTCATAGACATTGAATCTCTAGAGgatgaagaagaaatattagaagaagaagaagaagaatattattCAGTGGAAAATGAAATTCAAGAATGTGAAATTCCATTTAATGATCATGAAGGAATTAATGAAGAATTGTACCCTTTAATATATGCAAATATTGGAGATGAAATGATTCATAATGAAGACATTATTGAGTCAAACAACAACTCATTTACTGATCAGACCAATACTAAGAtgatgaaaaaagaaaggatcACTCTAGCAGATTTGTTCTCTGCTGATTCTGATCATCATCACAATAAGGCGAAGCGTCGTTCTGCACGCAAAGTTACTGAGTCGGAAATTTTCACTAAGAAGTCTAATTCATCTCCACAAGTCAAAAATGGACTTTCTTTCGCCAAAAAGCTCATTCCACGTGTCAAGGATGAGCCTCGCCCAATCCAAAAGCTACAAAAA TTGATGACGAAAGTGTTGAAAAGGAAGGTTCATccagatattgaaaacaaattgGCCAAAAACAACAATCAAGTGAAAGCAGGTAGCATGCTTGGTCTTTCATGTGTTAAACACGTCAGGGTTGAATCATCTGTTTCCCTTCTCCTAACTGATCAAG ATCTCACGGCTTAA